A window of Candidatus Latescibacter sp. contains these coding sequences:
- a CDS encoding radical SAM protein, with the protein MKIIELFPSIQGESTLQGLPCVFVRLSGCNLHCRYCDTSYARRGGTEMAVNEIVKKVLEYNIPFACITGGEPLLQRETPELAAGLLKRGCRVSVETNGTVNVTPLPRGVIRVIDIKCPGSGEKAGLHHSVLTRKRISDEFKFVLTDRRDFEFARDFVAEHGLIDKNTVLFSPVWNTLAPSTLAEWLIRELPEARLNLQIHRCIWPHESRGR; encoded by the coding sequence ATGAAGATTATCGAGCTGTTTCCGAGCATCCAGGGTGAATCCACCCTGCAGGGTCTCCCCTGTGTCTTTGTACGGCTTTCCGGCTGCAACCTCCATTGCCGTTACTGCGATACATCGTATGCCCGCAGGGGAGGAACGGAGATGGCAGTAAATGAAATCGTAAAGAAGGTACTAGAGTATAACATCCCTTTTGCCTGCATCACCGGAGGGGAGCCGCTCCTTCAGCGGGAAACCCCGGAGCTGGCCGCCGGGCTGCTCAAGAGGGGCTGCCGTGTCAGCGTGGAGACCAACGGCACAGTTAATGTCACTCCCCTTCCCAGAGGGGTAATCCGGGTCATCGACATCAAGTGTCCCGGAAGCGGTGAAAAGGCTGGCCTGCACCACAGCGTTCTAACTCGGAAACGTATATCCGACGAGTTCAAATTTGTGCTCACCGACCGCCGCGATTTCGAATTCGCCCGGGATTTTGTCGCGGAACACGGGCTGATCGACAAAAACACCGTCCTCTTTTCTCCTGTGTGGAATACCCTCGCTCCCTCCACACTGGCCGAATGGCTCATCCGTGAACTGCCGGAAGCGCGGTTGAATCTTCAAATTCACCGCTGTATCTGGCCCCATGAATCGCGGGGCAGATAA